In one Molothrus ater isolate BHLD 08-10-18 breed brown headed cowbird chromosome 6, BPBGC_Mater_1.1, whole genome shotgun sequence genomic region, the following are encoded:
- the FJX1 gene encoding four-jointed box protein 1, whose translation MKRARRAAPGPLPVLGLLLLGALPGLWTVLLRREAAALPEPRPPAGQSPGRWGWGRSPPVRGESGGGGQKTFRTLLAVPAAATDREERDGEERLAVTDSQPPADTASPVERGIFWSRELEEQVPPGFAAEEAAAWLAAARAARVASLERGGCGRSSNRLARLSDGSRACVRYGINPEQIQGEALSYHLAGVLGMQERLPPMVLALVEARGRQWEPVREELRGSHWAEGAVVSLTRWVDNLTAVVAPAPWGAEAGAGRRLQPLSAGELVGLSPSQLVELVQWSDLILFDYLTANFDRLVSNLFSLQWDPRVMRRATSNLLRAPDGGLVFLDNEAGLVHGYRLLSMWDPYNEPLLRSVCVFREGTARRVAELHRRRSAAAELRRRYRAREPLWARLGFLSERQAELLQARVDFVHRHIAHCRAQAAVL comes from the coding sequence ATGAAGCGGGCGAGGcgggccgcgccgggccccctgcccgtgctggggctgctgctgctgggcgcCCTGCCGGGGCTCTGGACGGTGCTACtgcggcgggaggcggcggcgctgccggaGCCGCGGCCGCCCGCCGGGCAGTCCCCGGGGcgatggggctgggggcgctCCCCGCCGGTGCGGGGCGAgtccggcggcggcgggcagaAAACTTTTCGGACGCTGCTGGCGGTGCCGGCGGCGGCGACGGACCGGGAGGAGCGGGACGGTGAGGAGCGGCTCGCTGTGACCGACTCGCAGCCGCCGGCCGACACCGCCTCTCCGGTGGAGCGGGGCATCTTCTGGAGCCgtgagctggaggagcaggtgcCGCCGGGCTTCGCggcggaggaggcggcggcgtGGCTGGCGGCCGCCCGCGCAGCCCGCGTGGCCTCGCTGGAGCGGGGCGGCTGCGGGCGCAGCTCCAACCGGCTGGCGCGGCTGTCGGACGGGAGCCGCGCCTGCGTCCGCTACGGCATCAACCCGGAGCAGATCCAGGGCGAGGCGCTCTCGTATCACCTGGCCGGGGTGCTGGGCATGCAGGAGCGGCTGCCGCCCATGGTCCTCGCCCTGGTGGAAGCCCGCGGGCGGCAGTGGGAGCCGGTGCGCGAGGAGCTGCGCGGCTCGCACTGGGCCGAGGGCGCCGTGGTCAGCCTGACCCGCTGGGTGGACAATCTCACCGCCGTGGTGGCTCCCGCGCCCTGGGGCGCCGAGGCGGGCGCCGGCCGGCGGCTGCAGCCGCTGTCGGCGGGGGAGCTGGTCGGGCTGTCGCCGTCGCAGCTGGTGGAGCTAGTGCAGTGGAGCGATCTGATCCTCTTCGACTACCTGACGGCCAACTTCGACCGCCTGGTCAGCAACCTCTTCAGCCTGCAGTGGGACCCGCGGGTGATGCGCCGCGCCACCAGCAACCTGCTCCGCGCCCCCGACGGCGGGCTCGTCTTCCTGGACAACGAGGCGGGGCTGGTGCACGGCTACCGCCTCCTCTCCATGTGGGACCCCTACAACGAGCCGCTGCTGCGCTCCGTGTGCGTGTTCCGCGAGGGCACGGCCCGCCGCGTGGCCGAGCTGCACCGCCgccgcagcgccgccgccgAGCTGCGCCGCCGGTACCGGGCGCGGGAGCCGCTCTGGGCGCGCCTCGGCTTCCTCTCCGAGCGCCAGGCCGAGCTCCTGCAGGCCCGCGTCGACTTCGTGCACCGCCACATCGCCCACTGCCGCGCCCAGGCCGCCGTGCTCTGA